In Bacteroidota bacterium, the sequence AATAATTTTTCTTTTAATAAATCCTCATTCATTAATGCTAATTTATCTCTCAATTCGATATTTTCGGGAACTTGTTTTAAATGATAACCCTTTAGAACGGCATCCAGATACATCCCCGATCCCCCGCAAAGAATTACTCTTTTACCACGATTGATAATTTCCTGATAAGCCTTTAAAAAGTCCTTCTGGAATTCAAAAACATTATACTCATAACCCGGATCAACGATATCAATTAGATGATATGGAATACTTTTACCGTTAACCTTATAATCCTGCAAATCCTTCCCTGTCCCCAAATCCATTCCACGATAAACCTGCCGGGAGTCGGCACTGATAATCTCTGCATCAATTAAATTTGCCAGTTCGGCTGCCAATCGTGTTTTGCCTGTTGCCGTTGGCCCAAGAATGGTAATCAGATTGTTATGTTTATCCATTTGTTTGATATTTTTCTTCCATTTTTACAAGAAAATTCCTTAATTCGTCAAGCACCGAAACAGGGCTATGCTCGAATGACCAATTAGCAGTTAAAGTTGTCGATAACACCAGCCAATCTTCTGAATTATGGAATTCAGATATATATTTATTCAATATTTCTTCACCTCTTATACTATATTCTTTTTGATTGAATTTTAAATATTGAAGTATCCTCAATGCATCAACTTTATGACTGCAGGCTTTAACAAACTGATCAACGCTTGCACTATTCTTTCTTAAAGGCTCAAACCAATTTGCGTCTTTAAATAATTCGGCTAAAAAGTCTTTCATTGGGAAATTTATATCCTCATTAAACAACTTAATAAACGAAGTATAGGTATTCGCAACTTCATTGAATAACTTAAAATCATATATCGGATAACTACTCCAATCTCCCGTAGCTCCTTTAATCATTGCCGGTCCTGTCCCAAAGAGTACCCTCGCCGAATAGCGTGCTGCAGGATACACTTTTTCTCTGTTCCACAAACCCAACTGTCCGAATTTTTTCAGTTTCAGTAAAAAATAAAAATCTTCACCACTCCTATGGGGACTCAACCCTCCTACCCTTTTGTAAACCCAAACCGGAACTGCAATGGCCGAACCCAATGCACTAAAATTATAGGGGTTATTTATCCTCCACAAATTCAATGCATAATAGCGCATATAAATCTCATATCTTAAAATATGTCGATTTTGGTTCTCATTTTCTGTTAATGAGTGGTAATAAGGTACAGCAATGGCTACATCCTTTTGATGAGCCTTAAAATTATCAATTATCGACTGAAAATATCCACTTTGAAAAGTGGTGTCGGCATCCAAACTCAGAATGATATCATTATCGTTCGCGATGGCGGCAATGTGATCCATGATGATTTTTCTGGCCCATCCTACCCCTGATTTTTTCTCATCCCATCCATTTCTTTTAGAAGATTTGTCGATTATTATGGTTTTGATATTATGTTGTTTCTGAAGCAATTGAATGCTTTTTTGATTATTCTCACACACAGTTAAATGGTCTTGATCAAACCACCAGGACTCAGGCTGATTTACGCATACAATAAGTTCGAAATTCCGAAATGTTTGTGCTTTAATACATTCAATAAACTGAGGCAAATACAAAAACTCATCCATTGCCGGAAGAGCCACATAAATTTTTGAATGTTGGTAATCGGTTTTTATCATCTTATCAACAAAGTTAAGAAAGGAATTTATTGGTTCAGCTTATTGATTAATTAAGTTGACATAGTGGATGTTTTAATTATTTTTGCACTGCCTAAGCCAAATTATGAAACAATTTTTTCCGTATTATAAAAGAATCCTTACACTCGCATTCCCAGTCATGCTTTCTCAGCTAGGACAAGTTCTTGTTCAGCAGGTTGATAATATGATGGTTGGCTCCGTTGGAACGATTGAGTTGGCGGCAGCTTCATTTGCAGGTAATATCTTTATTATAGGAATGGTGATTGGCATGGGTTTTACTTTTGGGTTAACCCCGTTAGTGGCCCTGCATGGGCTTCAGGCGATCATAAACTAGCAGGAAAATGGCTGAAAAATTCAACTTTCCTCAACCTTACAATTGCTTTCATCCTCATGGTTTTAATGTACGCTGTTTCATTTTTTATGGATAAAATGGGTCAAAATGAAGAAGTTGTAATATTGGCTATTCCATACTATCGTATTTTGGTAATTTCAATGTTTCCATTCATGCTTTTCTTCACCTTAAAACAATTTGCCGAAGGAATTGGAAATACGCTAAATGCCATGACGATCACTTTATTGGCCAATGTTGTAAATGTTTGTTTTAACTATTTATTCATATTTGGTAAGTTCGGATTTCCTGAACTGGGCTTGACAGGGGCAGGAATTGGCACATTAATTGCCCGAACCTTCATGCCCTTAATGTTTGTTTTTATATTTATCCGAAAAGATATATTTCGGCCTTATTTAATTAACATTGTTAAATCACGCCTTGACAAGAAAATCCTCAAACGACTTTTTGAGGTGGGTTGGCCAATTTCCAGCCAAATACTTCTTGAAGTACTTGCTTTTGCATTAGGTGCTTTAATGATGGGATGGCTGGGACCCGTTTCTCTGGCAGCCCATCAAATTGCTATTGGGATGGCCAGCTTAACGTTTATGATTGTGACAGGTATTGCTTCAGGGACAACTATTCGAGTCTCGCACCAATTTAATCTGGGTGATTATCATTCAATGAAAAAAGCTACTGTAGCATCTGTTCATCTGGTTCTGGCATTTATGAGTCTCACCGCTATTACTTTCGTTTTGTTTAGAAATGAAATCCCTCACCTTTATACCAACGACCAGGAAGTAATTAAAATTGCCTCCCGGTTGCTTATTATGGCTGCAATTTTTCAAATATTTGATGGTCTACAAGTAGTAATGCTGGGGGCACTTCGTGGCCTTACCGACGTTAAATATGCCATGTTTGCAGCCTTTATTGCATATATTTTGATAAGCTTACCTTTGAGCTATCTCCTAGCATTTACTATAAAATGGGGTCCTGTAGGGATTTGGGTTGGATTTGTGATGAGCCTTGCAATCGCAGGTCTTCTTTTCCTTGCTCGCTTTATAAACCGATCAAAATTATTGGTCTAAGAGAGAACCACTCCTACAACAGAAATTCTTTAAGTATTATTAATCATCTTTCGTATTATCAAAAAAAGTGTATATTTGAACTTATTTTGATTGAGTCTAAATTACAATAAGCCATGTTTGAAACAAATTCAATATTAGAAAAATTACCTAAGCACTTATTGGATTTAATTATAGATCAACCATATAAGGAATACACAGCACAGGATCACGCCGTTTGGAGGTATGTGATGCGCCAAAATATTCATTTCCTGAAAAATGTTGCTCATAAATCATATCTCTCCGGGCTAGAAAAAACAGGCGTAAGTATTGATCATATCCCTCATATGTACGGAATGAACCGAATACTTAAAGAAATTGGTTGGGCTGCAGTGGCTGTTGATGGATTTATACCCCCGTCTGCATTCATGGAATTTCAGGCATACAATGTTTTGGTTATTGCAGCAGATATTCGTTCAATCGACCAAATACAATACACCCCTGCACCCGACATCATTCATGAGGCCGCCGGACATGCTCCGATTATTACGAATCCTGAATATGCTGAATATTTAAAGAAATTTGGGTTTTATGGATCAAAGGCATTTTCTTCCTCCAAGGATCGTAACCTTTATGAAGCGGTACGTCACTTATCAATATTAAAAGCTGATCCCTATTCAATGAAAGACGATATTGTGGCTGCAAAATACGACATTTCAAAAATTGAATCGACCCTGAGTGCCCGATCAGAGTTGGCTAAAATAAGGAACCTCCACTGGTGGACAGTTGAATATGGTTTAATTGGAAGCATGTATTTTCCTAAGATCTATGGTGCAGGACTCCTTTCATCAATCGGAGAAAGTTACCATGCGATGCAGGATAATGTTTTGAAACTACCCTACTCTATCGACGCAATGAACTACAATTTCGACATTACTTCGATGCAACCACAACTTTTTGTAACGCCAAGTTTTGATCACTTAACTAATGTTTTGGAAGAATTTGTTGATACAATGGCAATCAAAACCGGAGGGATTGATGGAATCAGGAAAGCAATTGATTCAGAAAATATTGCATGTTGTGTTTTAGATTCCGGAGTCCAGATTTCCGGGCAAATTGTAAATTTTATTAAAGAAAATAATGAGGTTGCCTATCTAAAAACCCTTGGACCATCAAGTCTTGCATATCAGGATCAAGAACTTGAATCGCATTCTAAAGCATATCATAGTGCTGGCTATGGAACTCCAATTGGTACGATTAAAGGGTTGAATTCAAGCTTCAACACATGGAATGATTATCAGCTTGAAGAAGCTGATATAAAATTAAATCACCTTTGTAATCTGGAATGGATCTCAGGAATTAAGCTAAAGGGAAAGCTTAAGAAAATTTTAAGAAAAGAAGGGAAGATTATTGTTCTGAGTTTTGAACCTTGTACACTCTATTACAAAACCGAAATTCTATTTCAACCGGATTGGGGCACTTTCGATTTAGCGATTGGGAAGAAAATTACCTCCGTTTATAATGGGCCCGCCGATCCAAATGCATATGGATATACTTTTGAAGTTCCAAAAGAAAAAACTCATAAAATTGAGCATTCTGAAGAAGCAAAAAACTTACATCAACTATATCAAAAGGTAAGAAATGCAAGAGAGGGAGACCTAAATGAAAATCATCAAAAATTAAAAGACTTATTCAAAATTATAAAAGAAAGATATTCAATAGAGTGGTTACTTGGGTTAGAGCTTTTGGAATTAGCATTTAAATCAAAGACTGAAACCGAATTTATAGATAAAATAAAACTATTCTTACAAATTACTATAGAACACCACCCTGAGTATGGTAAACTTATAAATGATGGTTTAAATATAATAGAAAAAGCAGACTAAAAAACTCATCAAGCGTATATCGATTTTATAATTGAAAACATAAAGCCTCTTTCGAGGCTTCTGTCTCATTCTATTCCTGAAAAATATTTCATAAACTGAACTCTTTCATAAGCAGCTGGGTTATCAGTTTCTTTAATACTCATGCGTCCATTGAAATCAGCAATAGATTTGAATCCATGTTTATCCATCCATGACTCCATAACTGAAAGCATGGTTTTAATCTCTCCAAATCCATTTTTATATAATACTGAACAAACTTGAACTGCTTTGGCTCCGGCTAAAAGTTGTTTAATAACTGCCTCGCCGTTATGAACTCCGGTTGAAGCTGCAATATCACAATGCAGACGACTGGATAGCATGGCTACCCATCGTAAGGAAATAGATAGTTCTTCTGGAGTACTAAATACGTGGGATGGCTTAACTTCAAAAGTATTTATGTCAATATCAGGTGAAAAGAATCGATTGAATAACACCATTGCCGAGATCCCGGTCCATGATAAAGTAAGCGCGGTTTTAGCCAGGCCGGAAAAATAATAACTTAATTTTACAGCTATCGGAATTGTTACAACTTTTTGAATGTTCATCACAATGTTCAAATAAGCTTGTTCATTTTCTTCCCCACTTTGACGAGGGTCGGATGGCAAAATAAAAATATTTAATTCAAGTCCATCTGCTCCTGCCTCCTGAATTCTTGCAGCAAATTCCATCCATTCTGATGAACTTACACAGTTAATACTGGCAATAACAGGAATTTTTACTGCTTTTTTACAATTGCGGATCAAATCTAAATAATTACCAACTGCTGACTCTTTTGAGTAGTTACTAATATAATCAAAGGCTTCAGGGTAAGAATTTGTATGTACCCCGGCAGAAATGGCTTTACTTGCTTCCTGTAGAATCTGTTCTTCGAACAATGATTTTAGCACAACTGCACCAGCACCGTTTTTTTCCACTTCAATTACATTTTCAACTGAATTTGTTAATCCGGAACTTCCAACAATAATTGGATTCCTGAGCTCAAATCCCATATAAGTGGTTTTCAAGTTTGCCATTTTACCTCCGTTTAATTTAAATTAATAAATTCTTATCATCCTGTTCATGGATAATATCTTTAACACAAAATTAAAATTTTTAATCATTAAACATTCCTTAATATTCAAATTTTAACCATTCTAATTAAGAGCAAAGGCCCAAATTAAAATGCGAAGAGAGTTTGAGGAATATGAACCCTTACAGAATGTATAAAAAAATAGGCGCAAGCATGAATGCTTGCGCCTATCCAATTAAATGATATTAAACCTCAGGATAGAACCCTGAACCCTTATTTTCGGAGTAGAACTCCGAGAAATTCAACTAAAATTCTCGTCCGCCGAAGCGTACGCGAAGGAGGATTAAATATTTATAACACTACTTCCTTATCTGAGCAAATATTTTTTTGTCCTTTAAAACTTCAACTGCTTTAATAAAACCATCATCAATTTCGGTCATAACCTTAAAATAGGCATCCATTGTAAATAAATTACGTCCAATTAAACCCTTCAATACATATTTAATCATCTGTTCTGAAGTTTTTAAATCATCCTCGTTGTGCTTCTTGGAACTTTTTGTATCGGCAAATGCTAAAAATTCTGAAAATATTTTTTTATCAATATTAAAATCTCTTACATAAGTCTCCATATTCCTATACTTTGCCAAGAATTGAATACGGTTTTCATCAACATATTTTAAGGCAAAATCATTGAAAGCACCTTCACGAACTAGATCAATATAGTAATCGGAATAAATTGTTGAATCCCACGGAATGAATACATCAGGCATGATTCCACCACCACCGTAAACCATTCGTTTTCCGGGGGTGTAATATTTCAGGGAATCCGGAAAATGAATACTGTCGGCATGAACAAATTCACCATTTCTTAATCGATCATACAGATCAGTGTAATACTTTTCAGTCCCATTCTCATAAGGCTTTTGGATCGAACGGCCGGTAGGAGTATAATATCTGGCAGTTGTAAGCCTAATAGCCGAACCGTCCGGAAGTTGGAATGGTCTTTGAACCAATCCTTTCCCAAATGATCGACGACCAAGAACAATTCCCCGATCCCAATCTTGAATGGCACCCGCTACAATTTCACTGGAAGAAGCAGATCCTTCATCTATCATCAATACAAGATCTTCCTCCTCAAGGCTACCACCCGATGTCGCGTTATATTTCTCAATTGGGCTGTTTACTCCCTCGGTATAAACAATTAATCGACCGGCTTTCAGAAATTCATCACTGATTTCGATCGCAGGTTGCATTACACCTCCTCCGTTTCCTCTTAAATCAAAAATAAGCTTTTTCATTCCTTTTGATTTAAGCAATGCTATCGATTCCTTAAACTCATTATGACTGGTTTGAGCAAATCGGCTTAATTTAATATACCCTATTTCATCATCAACCATAAAGGTAGCATCAATGCTATTCATCGGTATTTTATCGCGCGTAATTGTAAAATCAATTAGTTCAGTCTTTCCTTTACGAAAAATGCGAACTTTCACTTTTGTTCCTTTTGGTCCTTTTAAATGATCAAATACGAATTGATTGTCAATTTTATCACCATAAGATTTATCCCCATCAATTTCGACAATTTTATCGCCGGCCAGAATGCCGACTTTTTCGGATGGGCCACCTATAATCGGGGCAATAACCATCAATGTATCATTAAAAATCTGGAAAGATATTCCAATTCCTTCAAAGCTTCCAATAAGGGGTTCATTTGCAGCATCCAAATCTTCTTTCGAAATATAATAGGAATGTGGATCAAGCTCTTTTAGAGTTTGGATAATGGTATTTTCAACCAGTTTAGACTCATTAATAGTGTCAACATAAGCGTAGTGTATGATTTGCATGACAGTAGCCAGCTTTCGTAGGTTCTCGTCGATAGTAGTTTGTGCTTTTGCCAAAACCACTGTGAATAACAGAAAGGTCGTTAGAAACCCGACCTTTAATATTTGTTTGCATCTGATTAAATTCATCATTCGAAAATTTCAACTGTATAATTAAACTAGTTTTTGAGATAGCATAAACACATCTAATCCAATATTCTATCTAACCGTCTTCAAAATTAAGAATAAAAAGAAGTATAGCTCCGTTCGAAAAAACAGAATAGTGTTAAATAATGTTAAGATAAGAGTCGAAACATCACAGAAACCCTAGTATTCCAACAATTTTTTTGCCGCCTTATAAATTTTTTCCGTATTCGGCAAAATCGCCCTTTCAAGAATCCTATTAAAACCCACCGGAGTAAAAGTGGACCCAACTCTTGTCACGGGTGCATCCAATGATTCGAAACACTCACTTGCAATAATGGCAGACAATTCGGCACCAAAACCTGAAAAGACTTTATCTTCGTGTACAACCAATGCTCTGTTTGTTTTTTGTATTGAATTCTTGATGGTTTCTTTATCCAAAGGAATGAGCGATCGAATGTCAATCACTTCAACCGTTTTATTCAGTTCCTTTGCAATTTTCTCAGCCACCTGAATACACATATGCGTGGTATTCCCATAAGTGATGATACTTAAATCACTTCCTACTGTTCGAATTCTGGCTTTTCCAAAAGGGACTTCAAAATCATCCGGAACCGGAGCTTCAGCCAAAGGATCGTTATACAAAGCTTTTGGCTCCATAAACATTGTTGGCCCCTCCGAGCGGAGACTTGTTCGCAACAATCCTGCGGCATCATCAGCAAAAGACGGATATACGATACGAATACCGGGAAATGTGCTCAATGCACCTTCAATATTCTGGGAATGATAAAGTCCTCCTCCAATATATCCACCGGAAGCTAGCCTGATTGTAACATTAGGTGAAAACTGACCCTTCGTTCTCCAATACTCATGAGACATTTCAACAAATTGTTCCATCGCAGGCCAAAAATAGTCAGCAAATTCTGCACCTTCAACCACAATTCGTATTTTTTTATCAAAACGGCTCATTCCGTTGGCCGTACCTACAATATAATCTTCGGCTATGGGTGCATTAAAAACTCGCTTGGGCCCAAATTCTTGTTGCAACCCCTTGCTAACATTAAAAATACCACCCTTATCCTTATTCGCCATATCCTGCCCCCAGATAAAAGTATCCGGGTTATGTCTGAATTCGGCTTTTAAAGTTTCGTTTAATGCTTCTATCAATCTTTTAGTCTCACCTTTTCCATGAGTTAAACCATCAGGATATTTAGTTGTTACAAAGGGTTCGGGCATTACAAAATCATAAATTGACTCAGGGCTTGGATCAGGTGAACTCATCCCAACTTTATGTGCCGCCGAAACTATTTTTTTAACGTTTGCATCAATTTCATTGAGCTCGCTTTCAGTAAATATCTTCGAATAGATTAATCTGGCCCTAAACCTTTTTAAAGGATCCTGGCCTTTAACTGCAAGTAATTCATATTGATCGCGGTATAAATCATGCCTATCTGAATTTGAGTGAGATCCGATACGAACACAATTTGCATGAACTATTACGGGAATTCCCTTTTCTTTTACAATTCGTTTTGCTTTTAACATTGCATTCATCGAATTGAAAGGATCCTTTCCGTTACAATATATAACTTCCAGATTTTTAAATGAGAGGAAATTATCAGCGGCCCTTGGGTTGGCGGTTTGCTCTGCTTTCGGGACCGAAATACCAAATCCATTATCCTGAAACACGAAAATCACTGGTAATTTTTCATTACTTGCTCCATTTATAGCTTCATAAACATAACCTTCGGAGGTAGATGATTCTCCTTGTGAACTTATTGCAACACCATCGGAGTTGTAATATTTAATCGCTCGGGCTACTCCAACTGCATGTAAAGTATGGTTTCCGGTTGCCGACGAAACATTATGAATATTCCATTCTGGTTTGGCAAAATGATTCGACATATGCCGGCCACCACCTGCAACATCTGCATCTTTTGAAATCCCATTTAAAATAATTTCCTCTGCCGTCAATCCGGCTGAGATGCCTGTTAGCATATCTCTATAATAGGGGAACAGGTGATCCTTTTCTTTATCAAAAACCTGCCCGATTGCCAATTGAATTCCATCATGACCAGCATAGGGAGCATGATATGACCATCCAAGGGCTTGTTTCAAATAATTAGGTGCTTTTTCGTCAAGTTTCCGACCTAATACCATCAGGGTATACCATTTTTCTAAGGTCGCTTGATCGGTATTTTTAATGGTGAGTTTTTTATCCGATTTGGATAATTTATATTTACTTTTTTGTATCATACTAATTTCAAAGGTAATAACTCATTAATAATTAAGAATTAACGGCACAAAGATACAAAATATATTTTATTTAAATCAATTCCAAATAATAAAAACGAATTAGATTAAATCCTTATAGTTGGATGGAACCCTGTCATTAAATACATGATTTCGAGGAGTCACAAATTTGTTTCTTGCTTCGGAAATATCAATATCTACAACATTAACAGCATCTTTATCGGATACTGCCCGATCAATAATTTGTGCATCCGGATTTGTAATAAATGAATTGCCACCAAAGGTTATATTGCCTTCTGTGCCATAACGATTGGCCGTTATAATAAACATTTTATTCATAAATGCTTGTGCCGGAATACATTTTTGTGCATTTGTAGTAATCAGGTTTGAGGCATGACAAACTATATCAGCGCCTTTCATTCCAACAATCCTCCATACTTCAGGAAAAATATAATCAAAGCAAATGAGCATGGAAGTTTTACAAAAACCAATATCAAAAACAGGCAAACCGGCTTCACCCGGTTTAAAAATATCTTTCTCATTTAAGA encodes:
- a CDS encoding glycosyltransferase, encoding MIKTDYQHSKIYVALPAMDEFLYLPQFIECIKAQTFRNFELIVCVNQPESWWFDQDHLTVCENNQKSIQLLQKQHNIKTIIIDKSSKRNGWDEKKSGVGWARKIIMDHIAAIANDNDIILSLDADTTFQSGYFQSIIDNFKAHQKDVAIAVPYYHSLTENENQNRHILRYEIYMRYYALNLWRINNPYNFSALGSAIAVPVWVYKRVGGLSPHRSGEDFYFLLKLKKFGQLGLWNREKVYPAARYSARVLFGTGPAMIKGATGDWSSYPIYDFKLFNEVANTYTSFIKLFNEDINFPMKDFLAELFKDANWFEPLRKNSASVDQFVKACSHKVDALRILQYLKFNQKEYSIRGEEILNKYISEFHNSEDWLVLSTTLTANWSFEHSPVSVLDELRNFLVKMEEKYQTNG
- a CDS encoding aromatic amino acid hydroxylase, translating into MFETNSILEKLPKHLLDLIIDQPYKEYTAQDHAVWRYVMRQNIHFLKNVAHKSYLSGLEKTGVSIDHIPHMYGMNRILKEIGWAAVAVDGFIPPSAFMEFQAYNVLVIAADIRSIDQIQYTPAPDIIHEAAGHAPIITNPEYAEYLKKFGFYGSKAFSSSKDRNLYEAVRHLSILKADPYSMKDDIVAAKYDISKIESTLSARSELAKIRNLHWWTVEYGLIGSMYFPKIYGAGLLSSIGESYHAMQDNVLKLPYSIDAMNYNFDITSMQPQLFVTPSFDHLTNVLEEFVDTMAIKTGGIDGIRKAIDSENIACCVLDSGVQISGQIVNFIKENNEVAYLKTLGPSSLAYQDQELESHSKAYHSAGYGTPIGTIKGLNSSFNTWNDYQLEEADIKLNHLCNLEWISGIKLKGKLKKILRKEGKIIVLSFEPCTLYYKTEILFQPDWGTFDLAIGKKITSVYNGPADPNAYGYTFEVPKEKTHKIEHSEEAKNLHQLYQKVRNAREGDLNENHQKLKDLFKIIKERYSIEWLLGLELLELAFKSKTETEFIDKIKLFLQITIEHHPEYGKLINDGLNIIEKAD
- a CDS encoding dihydroorotate dehydrogenase-like protein — translated: MANLKTTYMGFELRNPIIVGSSGLTNSVENVIEVEKNGAGAVVLKSLFEEQILQEASKAISAGVHTNSYPEAFDYISNYSKESAVGNYLDLIRNCKKAVKIPVIASINCVSSSEWMEFAARIQEAGADGLELNIFILPSDPRQSGEENEQAYLNIVMNIQKVVTIPIAVKLSYYFSGLAKTALTLSWTGISAMVLFNRFFSPDIDINTFEVKPSHVFSTPEELSISLRWVAMLSSRLHCDIAASTGVHNGEAVIKQLLAGAKAVQVCSVLYKNGFGEIKTMLSVMESWMDKHGFKSIADFNGRMSIKETDNPAAYERVQFMKYFSGIE
- a CDS encoding S41 family peptidase, encoding MNLIRCKQILKVGFLTTFLLFTVVLAKAQTTIDENLRKLATVMQIIHYAYVDTINESKLVENTIIQTLKELDPHSYYISKEDLDAANEPLIGSFEGIGISFQIFNDTLMVIAPIIGGPSEKVGILAGDKIVEIDGDKSYGDKIDNQFVFDHLKGPKGTKVKVRIFRKGKTELIDFTITRDKIPMNSIDATFMVDDEIGYIKLSRFAQTSHNEFKESIALLKSKGMKKLIFDLRGNGGGVMQPAIEISDEFLKAGRLIVYTEGVNSPIEKYNATSGGSLEEEDLVLMIDEGSASSSEIVAGAIQDWDRGIVLGRRSFGKGLVQRPFQLPDGSAIRLTTARYYTPTGRSIQKPYENGTEKYYTDLYDRLRNGEFVHADSIHFPDSLKYYTPGKRMVYGGGGIMPDVFIPWDSTIYSDYYIDLVREGAFNDFALKYVDENRIQFLAKYRNMETYVRDFNIDKKIFSEFLAFADTKSSKKHNEDDLKTSEQMIKYVLKGLIGRNLFTMDAYFKVMTEIDDGFIKAVEVLKDKKIFAQIRK
- a CDS encoding 2-oxoisovalerate dehydrogenase, giving the protein MIQKSKYKLSKSDKKLTIKNTDQATLEKWYTLMVLGRKLDEKAPNYLKQALGWSYHAPYAGHDGIQLAIGQVFDKEKDHLFPYYRDMLTGISAGLTAEEIILNGISKDADVAGGGRHMSNHFAKPEWNIHNVSSATGNHTLHAVGVARAIKYYNSDGVAISSQGESSTSEGYVYEAINGASNEKLPVIFVFQDNGFGISVPKAEQTANPRAADNFLSFKNLEVIYCNGKDPFNSMNAMLKAKRIVKEKGIPVIVHANCVRIGSHSNSDRHDLYRDQYELLAVKGQDPLKRFRARLIYSKIFTESELNEIDANVKKIVSAAHKVGMSSPDPSPESIYDFVMPEPFVTTKYPDGLTHGKGETKRLIEALNETLKAEFRHNPDTFIWGQDMANKDKGGIFNVSKGLQQEFGPKRVFNAPIAEDYIVGTANGMSRFDKKIRIVVEGAEFADYFWPAMEQFVEMSHEYWRTKGQFSPNVTIRLASGGYIGGGLYHSQNIEGALSTFPGIRIVYPSFADDAAGLLRTSLRSEGPTMFMEPKALYNDPLAEAPVPDDFEVPFGKARIRTVGSDLSIITYGNTTHMCIQVAEKIAKELNKTVEVIDIRSLIPLDKETIKNSIQKTNRALVVHEDKVFSGFGAELSAIIASECFESLDAPVTRVGSTFTPVGFNRILERAILPNTEKIYKAAKKLLEY
- a CDS encoding carbon-nitrogen hydrolase, with translation MNKIGYIQFQPVLGDIDANIKKIESLFPLGKKADLIVLPELASSGYNFASRDDAFTNAEELTKSKFVEFIIASAKKQNQYIVAGFNEKDGDTLFNTSILVGPQGYMGKYQKIHLFLNEKDIFKPGEAGLPVFDIGFCKTSMLICFDYIFPEVWRIVGMKGADIVCHASNLITTNAQKCIPAQAFMNKMFIITANRYGTEGNITFGGNSFITNPDAQIIDRAVSDKDAVNVVDIDISEARNKFVTPRNHVFNDRVPSNYKDLI